Proteins encoded in a region of the Tubulanus polymorphus chromosome 10, tnTubPoly1.2, whole genome shotgun sequence genome:
- the LOC141911957 gene encoding uncharacterized protein LOC141911957: MEYVVVHFTRDDTVGVSHVSWLEKKDDNNSAIWYCYWPIKNPVKLCQRKAKPDGWPKYEVKIISYCTTYSEAHAKMLKSEETSHVSSDEEDEQPKKRRRTRPVRWSDDESENSDSLMSQVPSRNSASYSHQKNVLPTPLPQRRPSMSNSLISAPVQPQRFPPMTPSSTSRENQSTPVQQQTRVPVRSLVGSSTDILIKGFEAIVKCANTIIDNQEEIISIMRNQVALRPDDNDDEDPINKPLNTQEEFAALEEKLVNNPEFRKKFTAWLLTIRGAEHNAKIRQIMRNIGTNKMWSSWSLYGKKGKFAFVDTAVCKIILKRLRKMYKNIDGEKMYGGIADFLKSCPFQPGGSKYKNPAAAALVVDRHVFESDIDEPDVNQQ, translated from the exons ATGGAATACGTGGTGGTACATTTTACGAGGGATGATACAGTCGGAGTAAGTCACGTTTCTtggcttgaaaaaaaagatgataataattcagCG aTCTGGTATTGTTATTGGCCGATAAAGAATCCAGTAAAATTGTGTCAGAGGAAAGCTAAGCCTGACGGATGGCCGAAATATGAAGTCAAAATTATATCGTACTGTA CAACATATAGCGAAGCACACGCCAAGATGCTCAAAAGTGAGGAAACCTCTCATGTTTCGTCAGATGAAGAAGATGAGCAACCAAAAAAACGACGACGAACAAGACCTGTTAGATGGAGTGATGATGAATCGGAGAACTCTGATTCTTTAATGAGTCAAG TGCCTTCAAGGAACTCTGCATCCTACTCGCATCAAAAGAATGTTCTTCCGACCCCACTTCCACAACGCAGGCCTTCAATGAGCAATTCATTGATCTCCGCACCAGTGCAGCCACAAAGATTCCCTCCTATGACTCCATCATCTACTTCAAGGGAAAATCAATCAACTCCAGTCCAGCAACAAACAAGAGTACCAGTAAGGAGTCTCGTTGGTTCATCAACAGATATTTTGATCAAG GGGTTTGAAGCAATTGTAAAATGTGCAAACACGATTATTGATAACCAggaagaaattattagtataatgCGAAACCAAGTGGCTCTAAGACCAGATGATAACGATGATGAAGATCCAATAAATAAACCACTGAATACCCAGGAGGAATTTGCAGCTCTGGAAGAAAAATTAGTGAATAATCCTGAATTTCGTAAGAAATTT ACTGCGTGGTTACTCACTATTAGAGGAGCGGAACATAATGCAAAAATAAGGCAGATCATGAGAAATATTGGCACCAATAAAATGTGGAGCTCATGGAGTTTGTACGGGAAGAAAGGAAAATTTGCATTTGTAGATACTGCTGTATGCAAAATCATCCTTA AGAGACTACGAAAGAtgtataaaaacattgatgGCGAGAAAATGTATGGTGGAATAGCTGATTTTTTGAAAAGTTGCCCCTTTCAGCCAGGTGGATCAAAATACAAG AACCCTGCAGCAGCTGCTTTGGTAGTAGATcgtcatgtgtttgaatctgATATTGATGAACCTGACGTTAATCagcaataa